A single region of the Halobacterium wangiae genome encodes:
- a CDS encoding electron transfer flavoprotein subunit alpha/FixB family protein translates to MALDPNDYDISELGPEIQDVEDVDELEDILETEKAGKDRAGAKQLIQSRIEKFREDEAEDREDLDPTEMSPADLANELQNIDSVERLEELIEREEAGEDRDSVKRLVQKRIDSIQGSGERDEEIERVPPEEKYPELDHPTADKQYVETLEGGTYEDMWVFCETKDGDLLDVSREMLGKARRLMDGYNEEYDSDERVVAVLLEDEVGDLADESIACGADVVVYQDDPELQRFRHRPYAELFSAMARAGGELDVEPDAGDSSWRDYDEPRYVLFPATNNGRDLSAQVQGELDSGLASDCSGLYIDDTVISNPAKTGREGEKKQFERVLHMKRPDFSGFEYSTILCLDNPTREFHPQGASVIPGSFEVPDPDYDREGEVYEYDFDLPEEWFQVEVTEYDELDSGVDLTGHDVVVALGRGIGDDPTEGMELGLELTNAFEDAAMGITRGIVTSSYDFDGHVEQYASEERQIGETGQVVEPKLYVAAGISGAVQHKVGMDESDTIVSINTNPEADIRDFSDYFVEGDLFEVLPVLTEALENGELDVEELAATGGASDD, encoded by the coding sequence GTGGCACTTGACCCGAACGACTACGACATCTCCGAACTCGGCCCCGAGATCCAGGACGTCGAGGACGTCGACGAACTGGAGGACATCCTCGAGACGGAGAAGGCCGGGAAGGACCGGGCGGGCGCGAAACAGCTCATCCAGTCCCGCATCGAGAAGTTCCGCGAGGACGAGGCCGAGGACCGCGAGGACCTCGACCCGACGGAGATGAGCCCCGCGGACCTCGCCAACGAACTCCAGAACATCGACAGCGTCGAGCGACTGGAGGAACTGATCGAGCGCGAGGAGGCCGGCGAGGACCGCGACAGCGTCAAGCGCCTCGTCCAGAAGCGCATCGACTCCATTCAGGGCAGCGGCGAACGCGACGAGGAGATCGAGCGCGTGCCGCCCGAGGAGAAGTACCCCGAACTCGACCACCCGACCGCGGACAAGCAGTACGTCGAGACCCTCGAGGGCGGCACCTACGAGGACATGTGGGTGTTCTGCGAGACGAAGGACGGCGACCTCCTCGACGTCTCCCGGGAGATGCTCGGGAAGGCCCGCCGCCTGATGGACGGCTACAACGAGGAGTACGACAGCGACGAGCGCGTCGTCGCCGTGCTGCTCGAGGACGAGGTCGGCGACCTGGCCGACGAGTCCATCGCGTGCGGCGCCGACGTGGTCGTCTACCAGGACGACCCGGAACTACAGCGGTTCCGTCACAGGCCGTACGCGGAACTGTTCTCCGCGATGGCACGCGCCGGCGGGGAACTCGACGTGGAACCGGACGCCGGGGACTCGTCGTGGCGCGACTACGACGAACCGCGGTACGTGCTGTTCCCGGCGACGAACAACGGCCGGGACCTCTCCGCGCAGGTGCAGGGCGAACTCGACAGCGGTCTGGCGAGCGACTGCTCGGGGCTGTACATCGACGACACCGTCATCTCGAACCCCGCGAAGACCGGGCGAGAGGGCGAGAAGAAACAGTTCGAGCGCGTGCTCCACATGAAGCGCCCGGACTTCTCGGGCTTCGAGTACTCCACCATCCTCTGTCTGGACAACCCGACGCGGGAGTTCCACCCACAGGGCGCCTCGGTCATCCCGGGGAGCTTCGAGGTGCCCGACCCCGACTACGACCGGGAGGGCGAGGTGTACGAGTACGACTTCGACCTCCCCGAGGAGTGGTTCCAGGTCGAGGTCACCGAGTACGACGAACTCGACAGCGGCGTCGACCTGACGGGCCACGACGTCGTCGTGGCGCTCGGCCGCGGCATCGGCGACGACCCCACCGAGGGGATGGAACTCGGCCTCGAACTGACGAACGCCTTCGAGGACGCCGCGATGGGCATCACCCGCGGCATCGTCACCTCGTCGTACGACTTCGACGGCCACGTCGAACAGTACGCCAGCGAGGAGCGACAGATCGGCGAGACCGGCCAGGTCGTGGAGCCGAAACTGTACGTGGCGGCGGGCATCAGCGGCGCCGTCCAGCACAAGGTCGGGATGGACGAGTCCGACACAATCGTCTCCATCAACACCAACCCGGAGGCGGACATCCGGGACTTCTCGGACTACTTCGTGGAGGGCGACCTCTTCGAGGTGCTGCCGGTGCTGACCGAGGCCCTGGAGAACGGCGAACTGGACGTCGAAGAACTCGCGGCTACAGGCGGTGCATCCGATGACTGA
- a CDS encoding electron transfer flavoprotein subunit beta/FixA family protein, with translation MHTVTLTKGVPDFREGQVSFDEDGHLERGDTPTVMNPNDDHALRAALQTKIRQGGTTSVMSMGPPGYGDVLREAMASVYADDLYLLSDREMAAADTWATAMTLATGLERLEPDLVFAGFKTADGETGHTGPQTAWCLDWPILTHVVALDVEPEEGRVRAKRLVAGDVDEIETVEASLPAFVVTDPEFEPSYRKAAHRLEHKDRREETQQRAEDHEDHLKVWDHEDLNLDPDFIGLDGSPTIVSGVDPIPKAPAERDATMVDPGDEEEMGSVVDELQQFAGGD, from the coding sequence ATGCACACCGTCACCCTGACGAAGGGCGTGCCGGACTTCCGCGAGGGACAGGTGTCCTTCGACGAGGACGGCCACCTCGAACGCGGCGACACGCCCACAGTCATGAACCCGAACGACGACCACGCGCTGCGGGCGGCGCTCCAGACGAAGATCCGGCAGGGCGGCACCACGAGCGTGATGAGCATGGGGCCGCCGGGCTACGGCGACGTGCTCCGCGAGGCGATGGCGTCCGTCTACGCCGACGACCTCTACCTGCTGTCGGACCGCGAGATGGCGGCCGCCGACACGTGGGCGACGGCGATGACGCTCGCGACCGGCCTCGAACGCCTCGAACCCGACCTCGTGTTCGCGGGGTTCAAGACCGCGGACGGCGAGACCGGTCACACCGGCCCGCAGACCGCGTGGTGTCTCGACTGGCCGATTCTGACGCACGTCGTCGCGCTCGACGTCGAACCCGAGGAGGGCCGCGTTCGGGCCAAGCGCCTGGTCGCGGGCGACGTCGACGAGATCGAGACCGTCGAGGCGTCGCTGCCGGCGTTCGTCGTCACCGATCCCGAGTTCGAACCCTCCTACCGGAAGGCGGCCCACCGCCTCGAGCACAAGGACCGCCGGGAGGAGACCCAGCAGCGGGCCGAGGACCACGAGGACCACCTGAAGGTGTGGGATCACGAGGATCTCAACCTCGACCCGGACTTCATCGGGCTGGACGGGTCGCCGACCATCGTCTCCGGGGTCGACCCGATCCCGAAGGCGCCCGCCGAACGGGACGCGACGATGGTCGACCCGGGCGACGAGGAGGAGATGGGCAGCGTCGTCGACGAACTCCAGCAGTTTGCGGGGGGTGACTGA
- a CDS encoding 4Fe-4S dicluster domain-containing protein has translation MAIDANFEQNREKVDTHEGHDVWGPVEEPEKLGIHGTHVAVDFDICIADGACVEDCPVDVFEWVDSPDHPESELKADPTNESQCIDCMLCVDVCPVDAIDVDAGRAGRT, from the coding sequence ATGGCTATAGACGCGAACTTCGAACAGAACCGCGAGAAGGTAGACACCCACGAGGGCCACGACGTGTGGGGTCCCGTCGAGGAACCAGAGAAACTCGGCATCCACGGCACCCACGTCGCAGTGGACTTCGACATCTGCATCGCCGACGGCGCCTGCGTCGAGGACTGCCCTGTCGACGTCTTCGAATGGGTCGACTCCCCCGACCACCCCGAGTCCGAGTTGAAAGCCGACCCGACCAACGAGAGTCAGTGCATCGACTGCATGCTCTGCGTCGACGTCTGCCCCGTCGACGCCATCGACGTCGACGCCGGCCGAGCGGGGCGAACCTGA
- a CDS encoding 50S ribosomal protein L15e has product MTRSLYSHIKEAWRDPSDGKLAELQWQRKQEWRNQGAIERIDRPTRLDKARELGYKAKQGVVVARVSVRKGTARKSRFKAGRRTKRQGVNRIGRAKNLQRIAEERASRKFINLRVLNSYWVGEDGSQKWFEVILLDPEHGAIQNDDDLNWICEDAQKNRVFRGKTSAGRRARGLQNRGKGAEHVRPSTNAGKRRKS; this is encoded by the coding sequence ATGACACGAAGCCTCTACTCCCACATCAAGGAAGCCTGGCGGGACCCCAGCGACGGGAAACTCGCCGAGCTCCAGTGGCAGCGCAAACAGGAGTGGCGCAACCAGGGCGCCATCGAACGAATCGACCGACCGACGCGCCTCGACAAGGCCCGCGAACTCGGCTACAAGGCCAAGCAGGGCGTCGTCGTCGCGCGCGTCAGCGTCCGGAAGGGCACCGCCCGGAAGTCCCGCTTCAAGGCGGGCCGCCGGACGAAGCGCCAGGGCGTCAACCGCATCGGCCGCGCGAAGAACCTCCAGCGCATCGCCGAGGAGCGCGCCTCGCGGAAGTTCATCAACCTCCGCGTGCTGAACTCCTACTGGGTGGGCGAGGACGGCTCCCAGAAGTGGTTCGAAGTGATCCTCCTCGACCCCGAGCACGGCGCCATCCAGAACGACGACGACCTCAACTGGATCTGCGAGGACGCCCAGAAGAACCGCGTCTTCCGCGGGAAGACGAGCGCGGGCCGTCGCGCTCGCGGCCTCCAGAACCGTGGCAAGGGTGCCGAGCACGTGCGCCCGAGCACGAACGCCGGCAAGCGCCGGAAGTCGTAG